The following are from one region of the Rhizobium sullae genome:
- the ald gene encoding alanine dehydrogenase, producing the protein MRVGCPKEIKNHEYRVGLTPASVREYVAHGHDVWVETKAGAGIGADDAAYAAAGAKIAASAKDIFEKCDMVVKVKEPQPSEWAQLRDGQLLYTYLHLAPDPEQTKGLLASGVTAIAYETVTDERGGLPLLAPMSEVAGRLSIQAGATALQKANGGLGILLGGVPGVLPAKVAIIGGGVVGLHAAKMAAGLGADVSILDKSLPRLRQLDDIFGGRIHTRYSSIQALEEEVFSADLVIGAVLIPGAAAPKLVTREMLSGMKKGSVIVDVAIDQGGCFETSHATTHSEPTYEVDGVVHYCVANMPGAVPVTSAHALNNATLVHGLALADRGLRAIAEDKHLRNGLNVHRGRITNKPVADALGYEAHAAESVLNVA; encoded by the coding sequence ATGCGTGTCGGTTGCCCGAAGGAAATCAAGAATCATGAGTATCGTGTCGGCCTGACGCCCGCCTCGGTTCGTGAATATGTTGCCCATGGCCATGACGTCTGGGTCGAGACAAAGGCAGGCGCCGGCATTGGTGCCGATGATGCCGCCTATGCCGCCGCCGGCGCGAAGATCGCGGCCTCGGCAAAAGACATCTTTGAGAAGTGCGACATGGTCGTGAAGGTCAAGGAGCCGCAGCCCTCCGAATGGGCGCAGCTTCGCGACGGCCAGCTTCTCTATACTTACCTGCACCTGGCACCCGATCCGGAGCAGACCAAGGGGCTGCTCGCGTCCGGCGTCACCGCGATCGCCTACGAAACCGTTACCGACGAGCGTGGTGGCCTGCCGCTGCTCGCGCCAATGTCGGAAGTCGCCGGACGCCTGTCGATCCAGGCAGGCGCCACGGCGCTGCAGAAGGCCAACGGCGGTCTCGGCATTCTCCTTGGCGGCGTGCCCGGCGTGCTGCCGGCCAAGGTCGCAATCATCGGCGGCGGCGTCGTCGGCCTGCATGCAGCCAAGATGGCAGCCGGCCTCGGCGCCGACGTCAGCATCCTTGACAAGTCGCTGCCGCGCCTTCGCCAGCTCGACGACATTTTCGGCGGCCGCATCCACACGCGCTATTCCAGCATCCAGGCGCTGGAGGAGGAGGTCTTCTCCGCCGACCTCGTCATCGGCGCTGTGCTGATCCCCGGCGCTGCCGCGCCGAAGCTCGTTACCCGCGAGATGCTTTCGGGCATGAAGAAGGGCTCGGTGATCGTTGATGTCGCGATCGATCAGGGCGGCTGCTTCGAGACCTCGCATGCGACGACGCATTCCGAGCCGACATACGAGGTCGACGGCGTGGTGCACTACTGTGTCGCCAATATGCCAGGCGCGGTTCCCGTCACGTCCGCACATGCGCTGAACAATGCGACGCTCGTCCACGGTCTGGCCCTCGCCGACCGCGGCCTGCGCGCCATCGCAGAGGACAAGCATCTACGCAACGGCCTGAACGTCCACAGGGGCCGCATCACCAACAAACCGGTTGCCGATGCGCTTGGCTACGAAGCCCACGCGGCGGAAAGCGTATTGAACGTAGCGTAA
- a CDS encoding GNAT family N-acetyltransferase, with translation MAKSPSSLTAHITRLEMTSPPKASLPVPVNIQTAIMRAPGIPLPFYRYLYRQVGARWQWVDRLRMSDEALAETLHDKRNNISVLYVNGAPAGFYEYFCEDEDTIELCHFGLIEHALGLGIGKWFLLQALYAIWTLNPTRVTTTTNNLDHPRALQLYQMFGFSPVSTGTGIVRPLSDKELLEIARKS, from the coding sequence ATGGCGAAGTCCCCCTCCTCGCTCACGGCCCATATCACCCGACTGGAAATGACTTCGCCGCCGAAGGCAAGCCTACCGGTGCCGGTCAACATTCAGACGGCGATCATGCGCGCGCCCGGCATTCCGCTGCCCTTCTACCGCTACCTCTACCGGCAGGTCGGCGCCCGCTGGCAGTGGGTCGACCGGCTGCGGATGAGCGACGAGGCGCTGGCGGAAACCCTGCACGACAAGCGTAACAATATCAGCGTGCTCTACGTCAACGGCGCCCCTGCCGGCTTCTACGAGTATTTCTGCGAGGACGAGGACACGATCGAGCTCTGCCATTTCGGCCTGATCGAGCACGCGCTCGGCCTCGGCATCGGCAAGTGGTTCCTGCTGCAGGCGCTTTACGCGATCTGGACACTGAACCCGACACGCGTCACGACGACCACCAACAATCTCGACCATCCGCGCGCCCTGCAGCTCTACCAGATGTTCGGTTTCTCGCCGGTTTCGACCGGCACCGGTATCGTACGGCCGCTGAGCGATAAGGAACTACTGGAGATTGCCAGGAAGAGCTGA
- a CDS encoding aldo/keto reductase has translation MTLDHYKLLGRSSLRVSPLSLGTMTFGSDWGWGADGDEARRIFDLYVDRGGNFVDTSVNYTDGRAERLLGTFIGDKRERIVLATKFTMARELGDPNSGGNHRLNMVRSVEQSLTQLGTDRIDLLYLHAWDMTTRPDEIMRALDDLVRTGKVLYLGICNTPAWRVAQMQTLADMRGWSPFVALQIEYSLVERTVEHELLPAAEALGLGVLPWSPLGGGVLTGKYSLADVEDSQEATVSASRKGVIASSGHLNERAIEIADEVRAVAEEVDSTPSRVALAWTLANPTVVSPIIGARTLAQAEDNLGALDLVLAPEQLERLDRISAPSPVFPARFTQRPLVQQLIFGGAAVERRD, from the coding sequence ATGACGCTTGATCACTACAAACTTCTTGGACGGTCGAGCTTGCGAGTTTCGCCGTTGAGCCTCGGAACGATGACCTTCGGTTCCGACTGGGGATGGGGGGCGGACGGTGACGAGGCCCGCCGTATCTTCGATCTCTATGTCGACCGTGGCGGCAACTTCGTGGACACGTCGGTCAATTACACCGACGGCCGCGCCGAGCGCCTGCTTGGGACCTTCATCGGCGACAAGCGCGAGCGGATCGTCCTTGCGACGAAATTTACGATGGCACGCGAACTGGGCGACCCGAACTCCGGAGGCAACCACCGCCTGAACATGGTGCGGTCCGTCGAGCAGAGCCTGACGCAGCTCGGCACGGACCGCATCGACCTCCTTTATCTGCATGCATGGGACATGACGACCCGGCCGGACGAGATCATGCGAGCACTAGACGACCTCGTTCGCACCGGGAAAGTCCTCTATCTCGGCATCTGCAACACGCCTGCATGGCGCGTTGCACAGATGCAGACGCTCGCCGACATGCGCGGCTGGTCTCCTTTCGTGGCGCTGCAGATCGAATACAGCCTCGTGGAGCGGACCGTCGAGCACGAGCTTCTGCCGGCGGCTGAGGCTTTGGGCCTCGGCGTGCTTCCGTGGTCGCCGCTCGGCGGTGGCGTCCTCACGGGCAAATATTCCCTTGCCGACGTCGAGGATTCGCAGGAGGCGACGGTGTCTGCCAGCCGAAAGGGTGTCATAGCTTCGTCCGGACATCTGAACGAGCGTGCGATCGAGATTGCGGACGAGGTTCGAGCCGTCGCCGAAGAGGTCGACTCTACACCATCGCGGGTAGCGCTTGCCTGGACGCTGGCCAATCCGACCGTCGTCTCCCCCATCATCGGCGCCCGCACGCTCGCCCAGGCCGAGGACAATCTCGGAGCTCTGGATCTGGTCCTTGCACCGGAACAGCTGGAACGACTGGACCGGATCAGCGCACCGAGTCCCGTCTTTCCCGCCCGCTTCACGCAGCGCCCCCTTGTCCAACAACTGATCTTCGGTGGTGCCGCGGTCGAACGCCGCGACTGA
- the sseA gene encoding 3-mercaptopyruvate sulfurtransferase: MSEEKSRFVVSADWLQGELGKPDLRVLDASFYLPAQNRDADAEYSSGHIPSAIRFDQDKIADHSTGLPHTIPSPDYFAEEVGKLGISETDRIVVYDGIGMFASPRVWWLFRVMGAKNVFVLDGGLDGWKAEGRPLETDVPAYKPATFKTSYDASRVVTLETMRDIVSSSALQIADARSAGRFAATEPEPRAGMRSGHMPGARNLPSGVFANQGRFKSLPELKQTIEDAGIDLSKPVVTSCGSGITAAIITLALESIGHTDNKLYDGSWSEWGSRDDTPVVTGPPDPIKA, translated from the coding sequence ATGAGCGAAGAGAAGAGCCGTTTCGTCGTCTCGGCCGATTGGCTGCAGGGTGAGCTCGGAAAGCCGGACCTGCGCGTGCTGGACGCCTCCTTCTACCTCCCAGCGCAGAACCGCGACGCGGACGCCGAATATTCAAGCGGTCATATTCCGAGCGCGATCCGCTTCGATCAGGACAAGATCGCGGACCATTCCACCGGTCTGCCGCATACCATCCCCTCGCCGGATTATTTCGCGGAAGAAGTAGGCAAACTCGGCATCAGCGAGACGGACCGCATCGTCGTCTACGACGGCATCGGCATGTTCGCCTCCCCGCGCGTCTGGTGGCTCTTCCGGGTGATGGGAGCGAAAAACGTCTTCGTTCTCGACGGCGGCCTCGATGGCTGGAAGGCGGAGGGTCGCCCGCTCGAAACGGATGTCCCGGCCTACAAACCGGCGACCTTCAAGACGAGCTATGACGCAAGCCGCGTCGTCACCCTGGAAACGATGCGCGACATCGTTTCCAGCAGCGCCCTGCAGATCGCCGATGCCCGCAGCGCCGGACGCTTCGCCGCCACCGAACCGGAACCGCGCGCCGGGATGCGCTCCGGGCATATGCCAGGCGCCCGCAACCTGCCGTCCGGCGTTTTTGCCAATCAGGGCCGTTTCAAATCACTGCCCGAATTGAAGCAAACGATCGAAGATGCTGGAATCGATCTTTCGAAACCGGTCGTCACCTCCTGCGGTTCGGGGATTACGGCCGCGATCATCACGCTGGCGCTCGAATCGATCGGCCATACCGACAACAAGCTCTATGACGGCTCGTGGAGCGAATGGGGCAGCCGCGACGACACGCCGGTGGTGACCGGTCCTCCCGACCCGATCAAGGCCTGA
- a CDS encoding SDR family NAD(P)-dependent oxidoreductase: protein MREFVARPEHGIAWISGANSGIGRALALKLAGEGYKVAVTARNHEELAELQAEARGLCGSIVVLDGDVTDPEDMEHVLASIEYEHGALALAVFNTGIYQPVHAEELNRADFEKSFAVNLSGVVNCLLPAIRHMKAKGQGQIAIVSSAAGYGGLPTSAAYGATEAALINMAESLKFDLDKMGIRIQIICPGFADLPAARENSLPMPPLVSPEEAAGQIAAGLKSSRFEVSFPKRFTYMLKLLRLMPYGLYFRLVNRSAGWWRRPPSSPGHHPQTPHPAE from the coding sequence ATGCGTGAATTCGTCGCCCGTCCCGAACATGGCATCGCCTGGATTTCCGGCGCGAATTCAGGCATCGGGCGGGCGTTGGCGCTGAAATTGGCAGGCGAGGGATATAAAGTCGCCGTCACTGCGCGCAATCATGAAGAACTGGCCGAACTGCAGGCCGAAGCACGCGGTCTTTGCGGCAGCATCGTCGTTCTCGACGGCGACGTCACCGATCCGGAGGATATGGAGCATGTGCTTGCCTCGATCGAATACGAGCACGGCGCGCTCGCCTTGGCCGTCTTCAATACCGGCATTTACCAGCCTGTGCATGCCGAGGAATTGAACCGCGCGGATTTCGAGAAGAGCTTCGCCGTCAATCTTTCCGGCGTCGTCAATTGCCTGCTGCCTGCCATCCGGCACATGAAAGCCAAGGGGCAGGGGCAGATCGCCATCGTCTCTTCCGCCGCCGGCTATGGCGGGCTTCCGACGAGCGCAGCCTATGGCGCCACCGAGGCGGCGCTGATCAACATGGCCGAAAGCCTGAAATTCGATCTCGACAAGATGGGCATCCGCATCCAGATCATTTGCCCCGGCTTCGCCGATCTGCCGGCGGCGCGCGAAAACAGCCTCCCCATGCCGCCGCTCGTTTCGCCAGAGGAAGCCGCCGGACAAATCGCGGCAGGCCTCAAATCCAGCCGCTTCGAAGTCAGCTTTCCGAAACGCTTCACCTATATGCTGAAACTTCTCCGGCTGATGCCCTACGGCCTCTATTTCCGGCTGGTGAATCGTTCGGCCGGCTGGTGGAGGCGTCCACCCTCTTCGCCCGGCCACCATCCGCAAACACCGCATCCTGCTGAGTGA
- a CDS encoding VOC family protein, protein MPGISVRYIVDDVDAAVEFYTQRLGFSVAFRPAPGFAILTRDGFRLLVSGMTGPGGAPQAMPDGRKPEPGGWNRIQIEVADLETEVAALRQAGARFRNEIVQGMGGKQILLEDPAGNPIELFEAPKK, encoded by the coding sequence ATGCCAGGCATCAGCGTGCGCTACATCGTCGATGACGTCGATGCGGCAGTGGAATTCTACACACAGCGTCTCGGCTTTTCCGTCGCGTTTCGTCCCGCGCCGGGCTTTGCCATCCTGACCAGGGACGGTTTCCGTCTTCTCGTCAGCGGAATGACGGGACCGGGCGGGGCGCCTCAGGCGATGCCGGACGGGCGCAAGCCGGAACCGGGCGGATGGAACCGCATTCAAATCGAAGTCGCGGATCTGGAGACGGAGGTCGCGGCGCTGCGCCAAGCCGGCGCGCGCTTCCGGAACGAAATCGTGCAGGGAATGGGTGGCAAGCAGATTCTTCTCGAGGATCCCGCAGGAAACCCGATCGAACTGTTCGAAGCGCCGAAAAAATGA
- the chrA gene encoding chromate efflux transporter, translating to MKSSPTAVSAIERPRGSPGEVFWVFLKLGLTSFGGPIAHLGYFRDELVVRRRWTDEAGYADLVALCQFLPGPASSQVGFSLGILRGNSLLGGLAAWFAFTMPSAIILLAFALGAAVFTGPDAEGFLHGLKLVAVAVVAQAIWGMTKSLTPDRERGGIALAAVAIVAFIGGSFGQIGAIALGAVAGLWFCRAEVPALTGHLGFPVSRRGGAIALVLFAAFFLIPPLVAGATGHQAVALFDAFYRSGALVFGGGHVVLPLLQTEVVTPGWVTNEAFLAGYGLAQAVPGPLFTFAAYLGAVIGPAPHGFAGAAIALVAVFLPGLLLVYGMLPFWDALRLRPAAQAAMRGANAAVVGILGAALYSPVWTSAVLSTVDFALALTGFLLLTVWKTPPWIVVLLLAASGTLLHLI from the coding sequence GTGAAGTCCTCCCCGACAGCTGTGTCTGCGATCGAACGCCCGCGTGGCAGTCCCGGTGAAGTCTTCTGGGTCTTCCTGAAACTCGGCTTGACCTCCTTTGGCGGCCCCATTGCTCATCTCGGCTACTTCCGCGACGAGCTGGTGGTGCGGCGCAGGTGGACCGACGAGGCCGGCTATGCCGATCTCGTTGCACTTTGCCAGTTCCTACCGGGACCGGCGTCAAGCCAAGTCGGCTTCTCGCTCGGCATCCTGCGCGGCAACAGTCTGCTTGGCGGGCTTGCGGCATGGTTCGCCTTCACCATGCCGTCGGCGATCATCCTCCTGGCTTTCGCGCTCGGTGCCGCCGTTTTCACCGGACCCGACGCGGAGGGATTCCTCCACGGCTTGAAGCTCGTGGCCGTTGCTGTGGTGGCCCAAGCGATCTGGGGCATGACGAAGAGCCTCACGCCAGACCGCGAACGTGGCGGCATTGCGCTGGCAGCCGTTGCCATCGTTGCCTTCATCGGGGGATCGTTCGGCCAGATTGGCGCAATCGCGCTGGGTGCCGTCGCCGGGCTTTGGTTCTGCCGCGCGGAAGTACCCGCGTTGACCGGTCATCTCGGCTTTCCCGTCTCGCGCCGGGGTGGAGCGATCGCACTCGTCTTGTTCGCAGCCTTCTTCCTGATCCCGCCGCTGGTTGCGGGCGCAACGGGCCATCAGGCGGTCGCGCTGTTCGATGCCTTCTACCGCTCGGGTGCGCTGGTCTTCGGCGGCGGGCATGTCGTGCTGCCGCTGCTGCAGACAGAAGTGGTGACACCCGGCTGGGTGACGAACGAAGCCTTCCTCGCCGGCTATGGTTTGGCGCAGGCGGTGCCCGGGCCGCTCTTTACCTTTGCGGCCTATCTCGGCGCGGTCATAGGACCAGCGCCCCATGGATTTGCCGGAGCGGCCATCGCGCTTGTCGCCGTGTTCCTGCCGGGACTGCTACTGGTCTATGGCATGCTGCCTTTCTGGGATGCACTGCGGCTGCGGCCGGCCGCACAGGCCGCCATGCGCGGTGCGAACGCCGCCGTCGTCGGGATCCTCGGTGCCGCACTCTATAGCCCGGTCTGGACGAGCGCCGTGCTCTCGACCGTGGATTTCGCGCTGGCGCTCACAGGATTCCTCCTGCTTACGGTCTGGAAGACGCCGCCCTGGATCGTGGTATTATTGTTGGCAGCGAGTGGTACGCTTCTCCATCTGATTTGA
- a CDS encoding cysteine synthase A, giving the protein MTFHPSVIEAIGNTPLIKLKGASEATGCTILGKAEFLNPGQSVKDRAALYIIRDAEKKGLLKPGGVIVEGTAGNTGIGLAVVANALGYRTVIVIPETQSQEKKDALKLLGAELVEVPAVPYKNPNNYVKVSGRLAEQLAKTDPNGAIWANQFDNVANRQAHIETTAAEIWRDTNGKVDGFVSAVGSGGTLAGVAAGLKAFRKDVKIAIADPEGAALYEFYKNGELKSSGSSITEGIGQGRITANLEGFTPDFAYQIPDAEALPYVFDLVEHEGLCLGGSTGINIAGAVRLAKDLGPGHTIVTILCDYGNRYQSKLFNPDFLTSKGLPVPAWLTASQDIKIPYEPAA; this is encoded by the coding sequence ATGACCTTCCACCCATCCGTCATCGAGGCGATCGGCAACACTCCGCTCATCAAGCTCAAGGGCGCATCCGAAGCGACCGGCTGCACCATCCTCGGCAAGGCGGAGTTCCTGAACCCCGGCCAGTCGGTGAAGGACCGCGCCGCGCTCTACATCATCCGCGATGCTGAGAAAAAAGGGCTGCTGAAGCCCGGCGGCGTGATCGTCGAAGGCACCGCTGGCAATACCGGCATCGGGCTGGCGGTCGTCGCCAACGCGCTCGGCTACCGCACGGTGATCGTCATCCCGGAAACGCAGAGCCAGGAGAAGAAGGATGCGCTGAAGCTGCTCGGCGCCGAGCTCGTCGAAGTACCTGCCGTGCCTTACAAGAACCCCAACAACTACGTGAAGGTTTCCGGCCGCCTGGCTGAGCAACTGGCGAAAACCGATCCGAACGGCGCCATCTGGGCGAACCAGTTCGACAATGTCGCCAACCGCCAGGCACATATCGAAACCACCGCCGCCGAAATCTGGAGGGATACCAACGGCAAGGTCGACGGCTTCGTCAGCGCCGTCGGCTCGGGCGGTACGCTTGCGGGCGTCGCAGCCGGTCTCAAGGCGTTCCGCAAGGACGTCAAGATCGCCATCGCCGATCCTGAAGGGGCAGCGCTTTACGAGTTCTACAAGAACGGCGAATTGAAGTCCTCCGGTTCCTCGATCACCGAGGGTATCGGCCAGGGCCGTATCACCGCCAATCTCGAAGGCTTCACGCCGGATTTCGCTTATCAGATTCCCGACGCCGAAGCGCTGCCTTACGTCTTCGATCTCGTCGAACACGAGGGCCTCTGCCTCGGCGGCTCGACGGGAATCAATATTGCCGGTGCGGTACGCCTCGCCAAGGATCTCGGCCCGGGCCATACCATCGTGACGATCCTCTGCGATTATGGCAACCGCTACCAATCGAAACTTTTCAACCCCGATTTTCTGACGTCGAAGGGGCTGCCCGTTCCGGCATGGCTGACTGCGTCGCAGGACATAAAGATACCTTACGAACCAGCAGCGTGA
- a CDS encoding DMT family transporter: MNSKTQGYIFVLLAITIFSVQDGISKHLASIYPPVFVTMIRYWAFALFTILLASRMRGGLRETAHTKRPLLQVLRGVLLAAQVVLAITCFAIIGLAHTQAIFAGTPILIALLSMPLLGERVGWRRWTAICAGLAGVLLILKPESGFIDPKLLLAVLGCFLFAFYVIATRLVSRDDSSMTSFFYTGVAGGVTITLIGPFYWTSMSAGDWGWMALLCLTGISSHYFLIRAYDMLDAAAVQPLTYLQLVYASIIGVVIFGEALSLNTIAGSVIVVAAGIFTIWREHVVARSSAVRK; the protein is encoded by the coding sequence ATGAATTCCAAGACGCAAGGCTATATCTTCGTCCTCCTGGCGATCACCATCTTTTCCGTGCAAGATGGGATCTCGAAGCATCTGGCGAGCATCTACCCGCCGGTTTTTGTGACGATGATCCGCTACTGGGCCTTTGCGCTTTTCACGATCCTTCTCGCGTCGAGAATGCGCGGCGGCCTGAGGGAGACCGCGCACACGAAGCGGCCTCTGCTTCAGGTCCTGCGTGGCGTTCTACTTGCCGCGCAGGTCGTGTTGGCGATCACTTGTTTCGCGATCATCGGTCTTGCGCACACCCAGGCGATCTTTGCCGGCACGCCGATCCTGATCGCCCTGCTTTCGATGCCGCTGCTCGGCGAGCGCGTCGGATGGCGCCGCTGGACGGCAATCTGCGCGGGGCTCGCCGGCGTTCTTCTAATTCTGAAGCCCGAAAGCGGTTTCATTGATCCGAAGCTGCTGCTTGCGGTCTTGGGCTGCTTCCTTTTCGCCTTCTACGTCATCGCCACCCGCCTCGTCAGCCGCGATGATTCTTCGATGACGAGTTTCTTCTATACCGGGGTTGCGGGCGGCGTAACGATAACGCTCATCGGTCCTTTCTACTGGACCTCGATGTCGGCCGGCGACTGGGGCTGGATGGCGCTTCTCTGCCTGACCGGTATCTCCAGCCATTACTTCCTGATCCGCGCCTACGACATGCTCGATGCCGCAGCCGTTCAGCCGCTCACTTATCTGCAGCTTGTCTACGCCTCGATTATCGGCGTCGTCATCTTTGGCGAAGCCCTAAGCCTCAACACGATCGCCGGCTCGGTGATCGTTGTGGCTGCCGGCATTTTCACCATCTGGCGTGAGCATGTGGTGGCGCGCAGCAGCGCTGTCCGAAAATAG
- a CDS encoding Lrp/AsnC family transcriptional regulator gives MSELDTIDRAILRALQANARITNADLANKVGLSASACSRRLDILEKSGVIGGYHARLSHKALDYKMIAIVHISLSGQFAKTLAEFEAAVKRCPNVLVCYLMSGEYDYILRVAARDLEDYERIHRDWLSALPHVVKINSSFALREIIDRPNVGL, from the coding sequence ATGTCGGAACTTGATACCATCGATCGTGCGATTCTGAGGGCGCTTCAAGCGAACGCCCGCATCACCAATGCCGACCTCGCCAACAAGGTCGGCCTTTCCGCCTCGGCCTGCTCGAGACGGCTCGACATTCTCGAGAAGAGCGGCGTCATCGGGGGCTACCACGCACGTCTTTCGCACAAGGCGCTGGACTACAAGATGATCGCCATCGTGCACATCTCGCTCTCCGGCCAGTTTGCGAAGACCCTTGCGGAATTCGAGGCCGCGGTGAAGCGCTGCCCGAACGTGCTCGTCTGCTACCTGATGTCAGGTGAATACGACTATATTCTGCGCGTCGCCGCCCGCGACCTGGAAGACTATGAGCGCATACACCGCGACTGGCTTTCCGCCCTGCCCCATGTCGTCAAGATCAACTCCAGCTTCGCGCTGCGGGAAATCATCGACAGGCCGAATGTCGGCCTTTGA
- a CDS encoding DUF1203 domain-containing protein — protein sequence MSAIRFSAMPSADAEHLWNGGRDAYDNLPETMVSDGPGHPCRHCLKNIDAGDELLVFAYRPFPELQPYAETGPIFLHKNRCERYAAAEVLPPVLTTSRDFIVRGYGENNRIVYGTGAVTAIADIPGYAEELLKRREIAYVHVRSARNNCFQCRIDKQKAPAFSETGAFI from the coding sequence ATGTCAGCCATCCGTTTTTCCGCCATGCCGTCCGCCGATGCCGAGCACCTCTGGAACGGCGGCCGTGATGCCTATGACAACCTGCCGGAGACCATGGTCTCCGATGGGCCGGGTCATCCCTGCCGCCATTGCCTGAAGAATATCGATGCCGGCGACGAGCTTCTCGTTTTCGCCTACCGCCCGTTTCCGGAATTGCAGCCCTATGCCGAGACCGGCCCGATCTTCCTGCACAAGAATCGCTGCGAACGTTATGCGGCGGCGGAAGTGCTGCCGCCCGTGCTGACGACGAGCCGCGATTTCATCGTGCGCGGCTATGGCGAGAACAACCGCATCGTCTACGGCACCGGCGCCGTCACCGCGATCGCCGACATTCCGGGCTATGCCGAAGAGCTGCTGAAGCGTCGGGAAATCGCCTATGTGCATGTCCGCTCGGCGCGCAACAATTGCTTCCAGTGCCGGATCGACAAGCAAAAGGCGCCGGCCTTCAGCGAGACCGGCGCCTTCATCTAA
- a CDS encoding alanyl-tRNA editing protein — translation MPVNPLYRDDFYLSTCEAVVTAIHEDGGIELDQTCFYAASGGQPGDTGFLERADGSKIELGPTKHGATKDIVIHTPPAGQPQPVVGEKLVLHVDWPRRYRLMRMHTACHLLSVVCSYPITGAAVGEDESRVDFDMSETIDKDEVTAKMMELVAQNHPVYVQWITDEELAANPGIVKSKNVRPPIGLGRVSLVCIGENSAIDSQPCGGTHVSETQEVGQIHIAKIEKKGRENRRFRIRFGVPGSEA, via the coding sequence ATGCCAGTCAATCCCCTCTATCGTGACGATTTCTATCTTTCGACATGTGAGGCGGTGGTCACCGCCATTCACGAAGACGGGGGAATCGAGCTGGATCAGACCTGCTTTTATGCAGCCTCCGGCGGCCAGCCGGGCGATACCGGCTTTCTCGAACGCGCCGACGGCTCGAAGATCGAACTCGGCCCGACGAAACACGGGGCGACCAAGGATATCGTCATCCACACCCCGCCTGCGGGCCAGCCGCAGCCGGTCGTCGGCGAAAAGCTGGTGCTGCACGTCGACTGGCCGCGCCGCTACCGGCTGATGCGCATGCACACGGCCTGTCACCTGCTGTCCGTGGTCTGCTCCTATCCGATCACCGGCGCTGCGGTCGGCGAGGACGAGAGCCGCGTCGACTTCGACATGAGCGAAACGATCGACAAGGATGAGGTGACGGCGAAGATGATGGAGCTCGTCGCCCAAAACCACCCTGTCTATGTCCAGTGGATCACCGACGAGGAATTGGCTGCAAACCCCGGCATCGTGAAATCGAAGAACGTGCGCCCGCCGATCGGGCTTGGCCGGGTCAGCCTAGTCTGCATCGGCGAAAACTCGGCGATTGACAGCCAGCCCTGCGGCGGCACACATGTCTCCGAAACACAGGAAGTCGGCCAGATCCACATCGCCAAGATCGAGAAGAAGGGCAGGGAGAACCGGCGCTTCCGCATCCGCTTCGGCGTGCCTGGCAGCGAAGCCTAG
- a CDS encoding LysR family transcriptional regulator produces the protein MEIDLNGLSVFLAVAEARSFRVAAENLGVTRPAVSQTIRRLEDRLGVALVQRTTRSVSLTEAGEQLYKRVAPAISEVGLALDATADRDNAPSGFLRLAVSSIAEQFISGPLLARFADAFPAIQIDVTVTDDEFDIVAQGYDAGVRLGEVIDQDMIAVPVSGEQRQGAFAAPSYIERFGKPGHPSELSTHRCIGWRPAPHSAPYRWEFGQHGREFDVAVDPQITTNDMWLMIRTACAGGGITFGMEDTFKPYVESGQLVPLLQDYCPPFAGFFLYYPSRRNLPPKLRALIDHIKRWR, from the coding sequence ATGGAAATCGATCTGAATGGCCTTTCTGTTTTCCTGGCCGTCGCCGAAGCGCGGAGTTTTCGCGTGGCCGCGGAGAATTTGGGCGTTACGAGGCCAGCCGTTAGCCAGACCATCCGACGCCTCGAGGATAGGCTGGGTGTCGCGCTCGTCCAGCGCACGACGCGCAGTGTCAGTCTCACAGAGGCCGGCGAACAACTGTATAAGCGGGTGGCGCCGGCTATTTCCGAAGTCGGACTGGCGCTCGACGCGACGGCGGACCGCGACAACGCACCGAGCGGGTTTTTGAGGCTGGCGGTGTCATCCATCGCCGAGCAGTTCATCTCAGGGCCGCTTCTTGCGCGTTTCGCGGACGCATTTCCTGCCATTCAGATTGACGTGACCGTCACGGACGACGAGTTTGACATTGTCGCGCAAGGCTATGATGCGGGGGTACGACTGGGCGAAGTCATCGATCAGGACATGATCGCCGTTCCGGTGTCGGGCGAGCAGCGCCAGGGCGCCTTTGCTGCGCCGTCCTACATCGAACGTTTCGGCAAGCCTGGACATCCTTCGGAACTCTCAACGCATCGTTGTATCGGCTGGCGTCCAGCGCCACACAGCGCACCCTATCGTTGGGAATTCGGTCAGCATGGACGGGAGTTCGACGTGGCTGTCGACCCGCAGATTACCACCAACGACATGTGGCTGATGATCCGCACAGCCTGTGCCGGCGGCGGCATCACCTTCGGAATGGAGGACACCTTCAAACCTTATGTCGAATCCGGTCAACTGGTCCCTCTCCTTCAGGACTATTGCCCTCCGTTTGCCGGCTTCTTTCTTTACTATCCCAGCCGGCGCAATCTTCCTCCCAAGCTTCGGGCACTCATCGACCATATAAAGCGGTGGCGATAG